A single window of Chitinophaga sp. XS-30 DNA harbors:
- a CDS encoding NAD(P)H-dependent oxidoreductase, with amino-acid sequence MDILEKLTWRYATKKFDPAKKLDERQLDRILRATRLSASSYGLQPYRIIVIEDPAVREKLKAVSYNQSQITDASHLIVFARHDQLSPEHVERYVENIASTRRLERSQLTGFENVMKGTLNSLDEERAANWTGKQAYLALGTLLTACAADGIDTCPMEGFDAAAYDGILGLKEKNLRTVVIAAVGFRAAEDGMQHAEKVRTPLEDFVETV; translated from the coding sequence ATGGATATCCTTGAGAAATTGACATGGCGTTATGCCACAAAGAAATTCGATCCGGCAAAAAAGCTGGATGAAAGGCAGCTGGACAGGATACTCCGTGCCACCCGGCTTTCAGCATCTTCCTACGGGCTGCAACCCTACAGGATCATTGTGATAGAAGACCCGGCGGTGCGTGAAAAGCTGAAAGCGGTGTCGTACAATCAGTCACAAATAACAGACGCCTCCCATCTCATTGTGTTCGCAAGGCATGATCAGTTGAGCCCGGAGCATGTGGAGCGTTATGTTGAAAATATTGCCAGTACCCGAAGATTGGAAAGAAGTCAGCTGACAGGGTTTGAGAATGTGATGAAAGGAACGCTGAATAGTCTGGATGAAGAAAGAGCCGCAAACTGGACGGGCAAGCAGGCTTACCTGGCGCTGGGTACGCTGCTCACGGCATGTGCGGCAGATGGCATAGACACTTGCCCGATGGAAGGATTCGATGCGGCCGCATACGATGGGATTTTAGGACTGAAGGAGAAGAACCTGCGCACGGTAGTAATTGCAGCGGTAGGATTTCGCGCAGCAGAAGACGGTATGCAGCATGCAGAGAAAGTGAGAACGCCCCTCGAAGATTTTGTTGAAACAGTGTAG
- a CDS encoding OsmC family protein, producing MKRSASANWKGTGKEGKGTVSTETGVLKDTQYSFSSRFESGAGTNPEELIAAAHAGCFSMKLSFIISGAGLTPGSIDTKSIVTFENGAIPNIHLEVTASVPGLDAEKFAEFAEDARANCPISKLLNTNITMDAKLV from the coding sequence ATGAAAAGATCTGCATCCGCTAACTGGAAAGGTACGGGCAAAGAAGGAAAAGGCACCGTTTCAACTGAGACCGGCGTTTTAAAGGATACACAATATTCATTCAGCAGCCGTTTCGAAAGCGGTGCCGGCACTAACCCTGAAGAACTGATCGCTGCGGCGCATGCCGGCTGTTTCAGCATGAAACTGAGTTTCATCATTTCAGGCGCAGGCCTCACGCCGGGCAGCATTGATACGAAATCGATCGTTACTTTCGAGAACGGCGCCATCCCCAATATACACCTGGAAGTAACTGCCAGTGTGCCCGGTCTGGATGCCGAAAAGTTTGCTGAGTTTGCCGAAGATGCGCGCGCCAACTGCCCCATTTCCAAACTGCTGAATACCAACATTACTATGGATGCCAAACTGGTGTAA
- a CDS encoding pirin family protein gives MKKVIHRGNTRGFADHGWLQSFHTFSFAGYYNPERIHFGALRVLNDDTVKGGMGFGSHPHDNMEIVSIPLSGALEHKDNTGRHKIINQHDVQIMSAGSGIQHSEFNASKTEPVKFLQIWLFPKQKDITPRYDQKTFDPEGRNNQLQTVVSPEENDATLWINQDAWFSLGKFDKDRTISYTPKLEGNGAYLLVLKGKVEAGGEVLENRDALGVSEYGSLDIKVLEDAEFLLMDVPMLS, from the coding sequence ATGAAAAAAGTAATTCACCGCGGCAATACCCGCGGATTCGCAGACCATGGATGGTTGCAGTCTTTTCATACCTTCAGCTTTGCAGGGTATTATAACCCGGAGCGTATCCACTTCGGTGCGCTGCGCGTATTGAACGATGATACCGTAAAAGGCGGCATGGGCTTTGGCTCGCACCCGCACGACAATATGGAGATCGTGAGCATTCCGCTATCCGGTGCACTGGAGCATAAGGACAATACCGGCCGCCACAAGATCATCAATCAGCACGATGTGCAGATCATGAGTGCAGGATCGGGCATACAACACTCCGAATTCAACGCATCAAAGACCGAGCCGGTGAAATTCCTGCAGATATGGCTCTTCCCCAAACAAAAGGATATCACACCGCGCTACGACCAGAAGACATTTGATCCCGAAGGACGGAATAATCAATTGCAAACAGTTGTTTCCCCCGAAGAAAATGATGCAACGCTCTGGATCAACCAGGATGCATGGTTCTCGCTCGGTAAATTCGACAAGGACAGGACCATCAGCTATACCCCGAAGCTGGAAGGGAACGGGGCCTATCTGCTGGTATTGAAAGGCAAAGTGGAAGCAGGTGGTGAAGTGCTTGAAAATCGCGATGCACTGGGCGTTTCCGAATACGGATCATTGGATATAAAGGTGCTGGAGGATGCGGAATTCCTGCTGATGGATGTACCTATGCTGAGTTGA
- a CDS encoding mechanosensitive ion channel family protein: MDEILQQQFLGNSVQSWIIALLIFLGGMLIIRLFRKGLLSALKKWAEGTEGDYDDFIVAETGRSVVPLLYFAAFYAGFHYLTFSPATMRVFKAAALLYLTFFVVRLITAVLQFIIMQYLSRQDNGEEKQKQVNGLMIIISVVIWALGLVFLMDNLGFDVTAIITGLGIGGIAIALATQHILGDLFSYFVILFDRPFEVGDFIIVQDKVGTIEYIGIKTTRLRSLTGEEIVCSNTDLTNSRIHNFKKMQRRRIAFKISVTYDTPPEKLELIPGMVKQIIENEANVAFDRAHLFNLADSWLEYECVYFVDTSDYVQYMDAQQSINLQLIRKFGQEGISFAFPSQSIYLNKVDPA; encoded by the coding sequence ATGGATGAGATTTTACAACAACAGTTCCTGGGCAACAGCGTGCAATCCTGGATCATCGCTTTGCTCATCTTTTTGGGAGGAATGCTGATCATCAGATTGTTCAGAAAAGGGTTATTGTCCGCATTGAAAAAATGGGCAGAAGGAACGGAAGGCGATTACGACGATTTTATTGTTGCTGAAACAGGGCGCTCGGTTGTTCCCCTGTTATACTTTGCTGCTTTTTACGCCGGATTTCACTATCTGACGTTCTCTCCGGCAACAATGCGTGTGTTCAAAGCAGCAGCACTGTTATACCTGACCTTTTTTGTGGTACGTCTGATCACAGCCGTATTGCAGTTCATTATTATGCAATACCTTTCCCGGCAGGACAATGGTGAGGAAAAGCAGAAGCAGGTGAATGGCCTCATGATCATCATTTCTGTGGTGATCTGGGCGTTGGGACTGGTATTCCTGATGGACAACCTCGGATTCGATGTTACGGCCATCATCACTGGTCTCGGTATCGGCGGTATTGCCATAGCATTGGCGACACAACATATCCTGGGTGACCTGTTCAGCTATTTCGTGATCCTTTTCGACCGGCCTTTTGAAGTGGGGGATTTTATTATTGTGCAGGATAAAGTGGGAACGATCGAATACATCGGCATCAAAACAACGCGGCTGCGCAGCCTAACGGGGGAGGAGATCGTATGTTCAAACACTGATCTCACCAATTCCCGCATACATAACTTCAAGAAGATGCAGCGGCGGCGGATCGCGTTTAAAATATCCGTTACTTATGATACGCCTCCGGAAAAGCTGGAACTGATCCCCGGTATGGTGAAACAAATTATTGAAAATGAAGCTAATGTGGCGTTTGACAGAGCCCATTTATTCAACCTGGCTGATTCCTGGCTGGAATATGAATGTGTGTATTTTGTGGACACGTCGGATTATGTGCAGTATATGGATGCGCAGCAATCGATCAATTTGCAGCTGATCAGGAAGTTCGGCCAGGAGGGTATCTCGTTTGCATTCCCGTCACAGTCGATCTATCTTAACAAAGTAGATCCGGCATAA